In the genome of Halobacterium noricense, one region contains:
- a CDS encoding extracellular solute-binding protein — translation MPDTRRNVVRSLGALAAAGLAGCVTDNAANDASGGGGADSYTVGTGEYETTVEASSFPEKLYFYCVQSGWMNWPSVMSAFEDNYGVAVNDDDRSSGEALTHMRSHENNMTHSGYNGGYTYGIVARNDGFTQAYKPKGWEQVPDSLKTDDHHVTATRRVTTAVTYRKDIYEERGLDEPTTWADLLHPDIAQDLALQTPQAAVGLAAALSINNARGGSMDDFQPVIDYYGEIQDGGAEFTDNFLAQFSRGEYATFVRYDYSGLDLKHNNDEVAEENVGVALLGGENGNQGALNMPYGYALLEDAPNPEAAKLFMDYVLSLEGQQQFLDAYVRPIRSDELELPEEFIDSAEYDRTEFQVDYGALVDQQESIIQEITRGAGL, via the coding sequence ATGCCCGATACACGTCGCAACGTCGTTCGCTCGCTGGGCGCGCTCGCGGCCGCCGGTCTCGCCGGCTGCGTCACCGACAACGCCGCCAACGACGCGTCCGGTGGTGGCGGCGCTGACTCCTACACCGTCGGCACCGGGGAGTACGAGACGACCGTCGAAGCGTCGTCGTTCCCCGAGAAGCTCTACTTCTACTGCGTGCAGTCCGGCTGGATGAACTGGCCGTCGGTCATGTCCGCCTTCGAGGACAACTACGGCGTCGCCGTCAACGACGACGACCGCTCCTCCGGGGAGGCCCTAACGCACATGCGGTCGCACGAGAACAACATGACCCACTCCGGGTACAACGGCGGCTACACGTACGGCATCGTCGCCCGCAACGACGGCTTCACGCAAGCGTACAAGCCCAAAGGCTGGGAGCAGGTGCCGGACTCGCTGAAGACTGACGACCACCACGTCACCGCCACGCGACGCGTGACGACCGCCGTGACCTACCGCAAGGACATCTACGAGGAGCGCGGGCTCGACGAACCGACGACGTGGGCGGACCTCCTCCACCCCGACATCGCACAGGACCTCGCGCTCCAGACGCCCCAAGCCGCCGTCGGCCTCGCCGCCGCGCTCTCCATCAACAACGCCCGCGGCGGCAGCATGGACGACTTCCAGCCCGTCATCGACTACTACGGGGAGATTCAGGACGGCGGCGCGGAGTTCACGGACAACTTCCTCGCACAGTTCTCGCGCGGCGAGTACGCGACGTTCGTGCGCTACGACTACTCCGGGCTCGACCTCAAGCACAACAACGACGAGGTCGCCGAGGAGAACGTCGGCGTCGCGTTGCTCGGCGGCGAGAACGGCAACCAGGGCGCGCTCAACATGCCGTACGGGTACGCGCTCCTCGAAGACGCGCCCAACCCCGAGGCCGCGAAACTGTTCATGGACTACGTGCTCTCCCTGGAGGGCCAACAGCAGTTCCTCGACGCGTACGTCCGCCCGATTCGCAGCGACGAACTCGAACTCCCCGAGGAGTTCATCGACAGCGCGGAGTACGACCGCACCGAGTTCCAGGTCGACTACGGCGCGCTCGTCGACCAGCAGGAGTCGATTATTCAGGAGATTACGCGGGGCGCGGGGCTCTGA
- a CDS encoding ABC transporter permease, with amino-acid sequence MLVATVAFLILPVVYTFAGSFATRMTGVVPQGFVTLENWRVVLGLADTIGSQRSMGWTTLFELPLGGRALGVQVPAELAFSVALALGGVAINLVVGVPIAYAVARYDFPGKEWVDAFSVLPLVPGVVLGVAFLRAYPNLSATSFGLIVGYSLLKAPFMVMAVRSEFESMDLRRLEESARSLGASWPRTFLTVVVPQARSGILAGAIICWTLAAAEFNFSYIVYAKGTQPLALFLQRHISNSAFPQAAAAVSLFFCIVVAVTVALQRLGNRGFDAIGGD; translated from the coding sequence GTGCTCGTAGCGACCGTCGCGTTCCTCATCCTGCCGGTCGTGTACACGTTCGCCGGGTCGTTCGCCACGCGGATGACCGGCGTCGTCCCGCAGGGGTTCGTGACACTCGAAAACTGGCGGGTGGTGCTCGGGCTCGCGGACACCATCGGCTCCCAGCGCAGCATGGGGTGGACGACGCTGTTCGAACTCCCGCTCGGCGGCCGCGCGCTCGGCGTCCAAGTGCCGGCAGAACTGGCGTTCAGTGTCGCGCTCGCGCTCGGCGGCGTCGCCATCAACCTCGTCGTCGGCGTCCCCATCGCGTACGCCGTCGCGCGCTACGACTTCCCCGGCAAGGAGTGGGTCGACGCCTTCTCCGTGCTCCCGCTGGTGCCCGGCGTCGTTCTCGGCGTCGCGTTCCTGCGGGCGTACCCGAACCTCTCCGCGACGAGCTTCGGCCTCATCGTCGGCTACTCGCTGCTGAAAGCGCCGTTCATGGTGATGGCGGTGCGCAGCGAGTTCGAGTCGATGGACCTCCGGCGGCTCGAGGAGAGCGCGCGGTCGCTGGGCGCGTCGTGGCCGCGGACGTTCCTCACGGTCGTCGTCCCGCAGGCGCGCTCGGGCATCCTCGCGGGCGCTATCATCTGCTGGACGCTCGCCGCCGCGGAGTTCAACTTCTCGTACATCGTCTACGCGAAGGGCACCCAGCCGCTGGCGCTGTTCCTCCAGCGGCACATCTCGAACAGCGCGTTCCCGCAGGCCGCGGCCGCGGTGTCGCTGTTCTTCTGCATCGTCGTCGCGGTCACCGTGGCCCTCCAGCGGCTCGGGAACCGCGGCTTCGACGCGATTGGAGGCGACTAA
- the fdhF gene encoding formate dehydrogenase subunit alpha: MSTEAELTKTICPYCGVGCGISVRQGDEPGDVRFAPWGDAPVNEGRVCIKGGAATEVVDHEDRLTEPMIREDGRLREATWDEALSRVVAEMEAIRDEHGPDGMGFYASSKVMNEENYLLQKLARRFGTNNVDNCTRMCHASTVYALRESLGAGAMTNSMVDLRDEADVFWIQGANPGEQHPIANSQYFRQAVLDGATVIQVDPHANKTTESFDVHDSDRHVHLQLEPGTDIPLLNAVLKTVLENDWVDEEFVAERTEGIEDLRETLDGFDKEAAAEECGVLLDAIERAAEVYATADNAAIFTGMGMSQHACGVDNVQNEINLALATGNLGRPGTGVNPLRGQNNVQGASDVGAMPNVLPGYQPVDDDEAREAVEAVWGFEIPTEPGLTNVEITHSIGDTVHGLYIMGENPVMSEPNADRVADLLDETEFVVVQDIFPTETVEFADVVLPATSWAERGGTVTNTDRRVQRMRGVENVHEHTRHDLDILTEVGTRLFGEDAGFDFDGPEAVFEELREVCSIYHGMTYDELGETGLHWPCYEPGDEGDQFLYADSFDTPSGLGQIEGVRHQPPRETPDEEYPLILTTARLEEHYNTGTMSRRSETLSRQHPENFVDVHPADAEHFGIEDGDSVTLQSRRGEITLRANVTEAIKEGVVWTTPHFADASANALTNDVLDERAKIPEYKAAAVGVTVAESGADPDASADD, translated from the coding sequence GTGTCGACTGAGGCGGAACTGACGAAGACCATCTGTCCGTACTGCGGCGTGGGCTGTGGCATCAGCGTCCGGCAGGGCGACGAGCCCGGCGACGTCCGGTTCGCACCGTGGGGGGACGCGCCGGTCAACGAGGGCCGCGTCTGCATCAAGGGCGGAGCCGCGACGGAAGTCGTCGACCACGAGGACCGGCTGACCGAGCCCATGATTCGGGAGGACGGCAGACTCCGCGAAGCGACGTGGGACGAAGCGCTCTCTCGCGTGGTCGCCGAGATGGAGGCCATTCGGGACGAGCACGGCCCGGACGGCATGGGGTTCTACGCGTCGTCGAAGGTGATGAACGAGGAGAACTACCTCCTCCAGAAGCTCGCGCGACGGTTCGGCACGAACAACGTCGACAACTGCACGCGGATGTGCCACGCCTCGACAGTGTACGCGCTCCGCGAGAGCCTCGGCGCGGGCGCGATGACCAACAGCATGGTCGACCTCCGCGACGAGGCGGACGTCTTCTGGATTCAGGGCGCGAACCCCGGCGAACAACACCCCATCGCGAACAGCCAGTACTTCCGACAGGCCGTGCTGGACGGTGCGACCGTGATTCAGGTCGACCCGCACGCGAACAAGACCACGGAGTCGTTCGACGTCCACGACTCCGACCGGCACGTGCACCTCCAGTTGGAGCCGGGGACGGACATCCCGCTGCTGAACGCCGTTCTCAAGACCGTCCTGGAGAACGACTGGGTGGACGAGGAGTTCGTCGCCGAGCGCACCGAGGGCATCGAGGACCTCCGAGAGACGCTCGACGGATTTGACAAGGAAGCCGCTGCCGAGGAGTGCGGCGTCCTCCTCGACGCCATCGAGCGCGCGGCGGAAGTGTACGCGACCGCGGACAACGCCGCCATCTTCACCGGGATGGGGATGAGCCAGCACGCCTGCGGCGTGGACAACGTCCAGAATGAAATCAACCTCGCGCTCGCCACCGGGAACCTCGGGCGGCCCGGGACGGGCGTGAATCCCCTCCGCGGGCAGAACAACGTGCAGGGCGCCAGCGACGTCGGCGCGATGCCGAACGTCCTCCCGGGCTACCAGCCCGTCGACGACGACGAAGCCCGCGAGGCCGTCGAGGCCGTCTGGGGGTTCGAGATTCCCACCGAACCCGGGCTGACGAACGTCGAAATCACGCACAGCATCGGCGACACCGTCCACGGCCTCTACATTATGGGCGAGAACCCCGTGATGAGCGAACCCAACGCCGACCGCGTGGCGGACCTCCTCGACGAGACGGAGTTCGTCGTCGTCCAGGACATCTTCCCGACCGAGACTGTGGAGTTCGCGGATGTCGTGCTGCCGGCGACGTCGTGGGCCGAGCGCGGCGGCACCGTGACGAACACGGACCGCCGCGTCCAGCGGATGCGCGGCGTCGAGAACGTCCACGAGCACACCCGCCACGACCTCGACATCCTCACCGAGGTCGGCACCCGGCTGTTCGGCGAGGACGCGGGCTTCGACTTCGACGGCCCCGAAGCGGTGTTCGAGGAGCTGCGCGAGGTGTGCTCCATCTACCACGGGATGACGTACGACGAACTCGGCGAGACGGGCCTGCACTGGCCGTGCTACGAGCCCGGTGACGAGGGCGACCAGTTCCTCTACGCGGACTCCTTCGACACCCCGAGCGGCCTCGGGCAAATTGAGGGCGTGCGCCACCAGCCCCCGCGGGAGACGCCCGACGAGGAGTACCCCCTGATTCTGACGACGGCGCGCCTCGAAGAACACTACAACACGGGGACGATGAGCCGGCGCTCGGAGACGCTCTCCCGCCAGCACCCCGAGAACTTCGTCGACGTCCACCCGGCGGACGCCGAGCACTTCGGTATCGAGGACGGCGACAGCGTGACCCTCCAGTCGCGGCGCGGGGAAATCACGCTGCGCGCGAACGTCACCGAGGCAATCAAGGAGGGCGTGGTGTGGACGACCCCGCACTTCGCGGACGCGTCGGCGAACGCGCTCACGAACGACGTGCTCGACGAGCGCGCGAAGATTCCCGAGTACAAGGCGGCCGCCGTCGGCGTGACCGTGGCAGAGAGCGGTGCGGACCCCGACGCGTCCGCCGACGACTAG
- the msrA gene encoding peptide-methionine (S)-S-oxide reductase MsrA: protein MTETATFGGGCFWCVEAAFEQLAGVEDVTSGYAGGHVEDPSYREVCNGTTGHAEVVQVEYDADELAYEDLLEVFFKVHDPTTLNRQGPDVGEQYRSIILYHDDEQRDLAEAFVADLEDAGAYDDPIVTEIEPLETFYRAADKHQNYFEKHPNQAYCSVNVAPKVAKVREQFADRVQ, encoded by the coding sequence ATGACCGAGACTGCGACGTTCGGCGGCGGATGTTTCTGGTGCGTGGAAGCGGCCTTCGAGCAGCTCGCCGGCGTCGAGGACGTCACCTCGGGGTACGCCGGCGGCCACGTCGAGGACCCGTCCTACCGCGAGGTCTGCAACGGGACGACCGGCCACGCGGAGGTCGTGCAGGTCGAGTACGACGCGGACGAGCTCGCCTACGAGGACCTGCTGGAGGTGTTCTTCAAGGTCCACGACCCGACGACGCTGAACCGACAGGGGCCGGACGTGGGCGAGCAGTACCGCTCGATTATCCTCTACCACGACGACGAGCAGCGCGACCTCGCCGAGGCGTTCGTCGCGGACCTCGAAGATGCTGGTGCCTACGACGACCCCATCGTCACCGAAATCGAACCGCTGGAGACGTTCTATCGCGCGGCGGACAAACACCAGAACTACTTCGAGAAACACCCGAATCAGGCGTACTGCTCGGTGAACGTCGCGCCGAAGGTCGCGAAAGTGCGCGAGCAGTTCGCGGACCGCGTGCAGTAG
- a CDS encoding ABC transporter ATP-binding protein: MARVTLDSVTKAYGDTTAMDDVSVAVPDGETLGVVGPSGCGKTTTLRTVAGFETPDSGGVYFDDRDVTHVPPENRNAGLVFQSYALFEHMTVAENVAFGPRMHGVGRAERDQRVNELLELLDIAELRDRDPASLSGGQQQRVGVARALAIEPEILLLDEPMTGLDAKLKTRLRAELSDLLDRLDVTALYVTHDQAEAMTMCDRIAVMNDGALEQVGPPADVYHEPATEFVEEFVSLDTVDLDFVEAPRA, encoded by the coding sequence ATGGCACGTGTAACACTCGACTCGGTGACGAAGGCGTACGGTGACACGACTGCGATGGACGACGTCTCCGTGGCCGTGCCCGACGGCGAGACGCTCGGCGTCGTCGGTCCCTCAGGCTGTGGGAAGACGACGACACTGCGGACGGTCGCGGGCTTCGAGACGCCGGACAGCGGCGGCGTCTACTTCGACGACCGCGACGTCACGCACGTCCCGCCGGAGAACCGTAACGCGGGGCTGGTGTTCCAGTCGTACGCGCTGTTCGAGCACATGACCGTCGCGGAGAACGTCGCGTTCGGCCCGCGGATGCACGGCGTCGGCCGCGCGGAGCGCGACCAGCGCGTGAACGAACTGTTGGAGCTGCTGGACATCGCGGAACTCCGGGACCGCGACCCGGCGTCGCTGTCCGGCGGCCAGCAACAGCGCGTCGGCGTCGCCCGCGCGCTCGCCATCGAACCCGAGATTCTGCTGCTCGACGAGCCGATGACCGGCCTCGACGCGAAGCTCAAGACCCGGCTGCGCGCGGAGTTGAGCGACCTGCTCGACCGCCTCGACGTCACCGCGCTGTACGTCACTCACGACCAGGCGGAGGCGATGACGATGTGCGACCGCATCGCCGTGATGAACGACGGCGCGCTCGAACAAGTCGGGCCGCCCGCGGACGTCTACCACGAGCCCGCGACCGAGTTCGTCGAGGAGTTCGTCTCCCTGGACACCGTCGACCTCGACTTCGTGGAAGCGCCACGGGCGTAA
- a CDS encoding ABC transporter permease, giving the protein MSVAGRLVDSVTAPDWLLTPVTERDRERRRILALCLPFAVLAVVAGAYPLAEVARISVSTETYESVGFTLAAYETLFTDPYYRGVAVNTLWFAAGTTVTAVGLAVPLAHALEKYDLPASDLLVTLVSFPISLPGIVAAFMVLVLVGNSGLVTSVVAAFSTAGPLDVAFGTTTRGLFLAYLYSMIPRATLILRGAYAEVDDCPEEAAQSLGATPFQTFRYVTLPAIRPAITGALVLTFRTALAIFGTLLVIQSLVVWTLQISRELGPGYNLRVAGAMAVAYFVFAFAFTALALRYTEAEVGL; this is encoded by the coding sequence ATGTCCGTTGCGGGCCGGCTCGTCGACTCCGTGACCGCCCCGGACTGGCTGCTGACGCCGGTCACGGAGCGCGACCGCGAACGACGCCGCATCCTCGCGCTGTGCCTGCCGTTCGCCGTGCTCGCGGTCGTCGCGGGCGCGTACCCGCTCGCGGAGGTCGCGCGCATCAGCGTCTCCACGGAGACCTACGAGTCGGTCGGGTTCACGCTCGCGGCCTACGAGACGCTGTTCACGGACCCCTACTACCGCGGCGTCGCGGTCAACACGCTGTGGTTCGCGGCCGGGACGACGGTAACCGCCGTGGGGCTCGCGGTCCCGCTCGCGCACGCCCTCGAAAAGTACGACCTCCCCGCCAGCGACCTGCTCGTCACGCTGGTCTCGTTCCCCATCAGCCTCCCGGGCATCGTCGCGGCGTTCATGGTGCTCGTGCTCGTCGGAAACTCCGGGCTCGTCACGAGCGTCGTCGCGGCGTTCTCCACGGCCGGCCCGCTCGACGTCGCGTTCGGCACGACCACGCGCGGGCTGTTCCTGGCGTACCTCTACTCGATGATTCCGCGCGCGACGCTCATCCTCCGCGGCGCGTACGCCGAGGTCGACGACTGCCCCGAGGAAGCCGCCCAGAGCCTCGGCGCGACGCCGTTCCAGACGTTCCGCTACGTCACGCTCCCCGCGATTCGACCCGCCATCACGGGCGCGCTGGTGTTGACGTTCCGCACCGCGCTCGCCATCTTCGGCACGCTGCTCGTGATTCAGAGCCTCGTCGTCTGGACGCTCCAAATTTCCCGCGAGCTCGGCCCCGGTTACAACCTCCGCGTGGCGGGCGCGATGGCGGTCGCGTACTTCGTGTTCGCGTTCGCGTTCACCGCGCTCGCGCTCCGGTACACCGAGGCGGAGGTGGGGCTGTGA